tcTGCTTTTGagtgttttattttcaaaatgtatATTCTTGAATAGAAACAAATATGTTTGTCAAActacaggaaaaaaacgtgagtTCAATTAAAGCTAGTGTGCAAcatcttttgttttattatttcaacagATTCGCTCGAGTCAGCggatcgtgaaataaaaatattcttcagagAATTCAACGCAAAAAAATGGTTCGACAATGAGGAAGTATTCTACAATTTAGGAAAAGTGCGTTTTGATCCATCAGCATTCGTACATACGATTGATCAAAGTGTAAAAACCTTGAATATTGACAAAAATCTAAATTCTGATTGATCTTGCAAGgtcacaaaaataaaattaatttattgTGTACTATAGTTAGATTTATTGTAAAATACAGATGACAGAGATGAATCTATAAATCGAAGAACGATTGATTTGAGAGGAAAATAATAGACCTTTATTTATCCTTTGTACTTTGAAATCTTGACATCGAACTTTGTACCTGTTTTTATACGTTAAAAGACTAGATGTATaattatttacaatacattCCGCTAACACGGAGAATATTTTAACGACGGACAAacacaaaaacaaattaatcATACCGAGATTCGTTGTAAAGCTCTTAATCGATAAGGCACGAGGCATTTTTACCCGTAATTATGCAACAGATTTTGGTTAAACTTTTTTATCTGGAAAGCACACTTTGTCTACGCATTTACTTTCACGTAAACTTTTggtcgtgaaaaaactttgatgcCTTCTTCTAATTTTGTCAATTGCTTTtctatttccatttttcgcCTCTGCGATCTCAAAGTGTCCGTTTTTATTGGCATCATGTTCAACTCAGTGACGTACTCTTGATGGTCTGTAAACAGACGACAAAATTGAgttgttttttcaacaatattcGTCACCGAAGAAACTTGTGTAAAAGAGTTATTGAAACGTTGGCTTATTTCCTAAATTATATGACTTACGTTTCTTCAGCATTCGTAATGTCTCTTGCCGTTCTTCGTCCGGCAAAGGCACGTGCCCTTCCGGACAATCGGGATGGATTGCCGCAGCTTTCATCTTCTCTTCTTTTAGTTGCTGTGCTTCCTTCCTTTCGCGAATATATCTGTATAAAAAACTggtatgaacatttttttcgtattgctAAATCGATTGATATCACTTTCGCAAGAACGTAAGATCGATATCGGTCGTCATAGAAAATCATCGAATATCTGCTTGATTTTTGCTTGGAGTTTTAGAATATCGACGGAGACCAATGAATGATTTATGTCCATACTTTGGAACGACTCCCCGACGATAATTCGATGGTAAAACACCGTTGTTGAGCTGCGCAGCTAATTTACTAGccactgaatttttttgtctgtTGGATTTCACTTGATCGCTTTGATCATCATTTACTGATGACAAGTCCAATGGATCACAGTTTTGCTTGTGGGGACTCGTGGGTGATATGTCCCCTCTATCTGATGGCGACAAAGAACACTCCCTTGGCTCTGACCTTTCAGTATTTCGGGTTGACATCGGAACAACATTCTTTGAACTCCTGCTC
The window above is part of the Venturia canescens isolate UGA chromosome 5, ASM1945775v1, whole genome shotgun sequence genome. Proteins encoded here:
- the LOC122411208 gene encoding uncharacterized protein: MATLKGIFPNPKPTRRKNFIHENVKNLRRMEQFFHSKEVDELQKLQLQKKPLDKYQNVASRINTSIRSRKHSLGKPMLRHSDKNLAEEDCYVERKISAPIESKNSDQKKIHRTSAKLNSPDKSKKNQSFKDDKESNVKRSSPHPNLCQEESYYLENQEKDYIKYRNQGIQTVSTEDIKTLYKEGAIRYPSSRSSKNVVPMSTRNTERSEPRECSLSPSDRGDISPTSPHKQNCDPLDLSSVNDDQSDQVKSNRQKNSVASKLAAQLNNGVLPSNYRRGVVPKYIRERKEAQQLKEEKMKAAAIHPDCPEGHVPLPDEERQETLRMLKKHHQEYVTELNMMPIKTDTLRSQRRKMEIEKQLTKLEEGIKVFSRPKVYVKVNA